A region of the Yarrowia lipolytica chromosome 1C, complete sequence genome:
GGGGACGAACCAATTCCACTCAACACTTTTGGCAGTTGACAGATCGTGACAGAAAGAGAAAAGGCAGACCTGATGGGGGAGAAAAGAGCACATTGCTTTTCCAGTCTGAAGATCGATCACGGTTACAACGGGCGGCTTTGGACCCAGAAGGTTCCACAAACGTTTACTCAGACTTGCCTTGTAGGTGGCGGTGCTGTCTGCGGCGACCCGTAGCCCCAGTAGTGCCGGGAGCCTGCTGCGAACAGCGACTTGAGCGACGAGACGGCAGTCATGGATAGCGACTCAAGCACTCGCTCCAGCAAACGTCCTGGTACACGGTCGAGATCCGGAGCATCACAACAATACGCCAACCATCTGCCTGGAATATCCAACAAGGCAGCCGAGTGTGGGAACGGAGGTAGAATTCTGGATTCGCGCTGCTTCTGCGCCGCCGCAGGCTGATTCGGTGTTGTTTGTACCTTTGCAGTGCCGGTGATTTCGGTCAGTTCGAAACTTGGTCGCCACTTGTACACCAAAAACTCGCCTGTAGGAGCCGTCAAATCTAGATAACCGACAACTTGTTTGACTGTATAGCTATCTGGCGTTTTGACAGGGCCTTCCATTGTGTGTACTAGACTCAGGGTCTTTGTGTCGTAGACTTGGTCTTTTTTGGACGAACAAAGTCCACATCCAGAGCTACAACCAACACTCAGGATTCTGTCTGAACTTGGAGGCTGCTGTGTCTACAGGAAACTTGTGTCTCTATGGCCGAATCGAGGCACGAGCTTGGACTGCTGTGGGATGGAGCTGGAGTGGGAGCTGGATTGTTGAAGGAACCGGAAGAGGCCGTCAGCACGATGATCAAGATAATGCCCACACTTCACAGGAGATAAGCGTCGTCGGGTTGTGCAGAGATGGTAACAGTTCAGGCGCACGTCTCTTTGACGTTTCTGTCGTAGTCGTTAGAAACACTTGGGCTTTCACAGCCTTCAGCAATGTTTTCGTCGCACAATGTTTTCATCGCACAATGTGAGTAAAAGCCATTATTGCACAGTTGCAAAGCACCGACTCATTATCACAGCTGGTACAGAATACCACATACTGGTGATAAGAGCTTGAGGGTCTGAGTAGAATTCTGTATTCCATTTGCTCCTCAGGATCGACTCCAAGTGCAGTATAGTACACGAGGCTTGGAGAttcagagacagagactcAGGGACAGAGGCTCAGGGACAGGGGCTCAGGGAAAACTCAACAGATGAGAATGCTAGACACAATGGGTTCCTCCCTGGTCTTCAAAACCATTGCAACAATGCTGTAGCCGCCTTGAGTTGGGCTTCATCCGTCTTCCAAGATGCGTGCCAGGTAGAACATGCGTCGGGGCCCTGTTCCGGAATAAAAGCAGTTATCACTTGGTTTAATCAGGTGGCCAGTCATGAATGGTTTGAAAGCAAGTGTTTTCTGGAGAATGACTATTCCACGTTGTCTGTTTCGGGTCTGTGGCAGTCGTCTGTGAGATGACCGTCACCCAGTTAGGAAGGCGGGTCCACCTCATCAAAACCTCAACAAAAGTAAGCAAATAAATCCAGCATATCCCAGTGAGTAGTGGTGTATAAataaaattaaattaaataaagAAAATTTaaaagaataaaaataaaaataaaataaaataaaataaaataaaacaaaacgAAAATGCCGCCCCCTTAACAACCAATAAATACCGCGGTTTTCCGGAATTGGATTCCACAACACGTACCATGCTGGTGCCTGCATCTCGCCTCCCCCTCAGTGCCTTGTACTAAGAgattttattattattgaTTAATTTAATTAATTTAATTAATTTAATAAAGATAGGgtttttattgtttttttcaataAAATACCTAAACAGGTTTTTACCATcttttatatatttatatattaCATTCATCTATATTCCTCTATATTCATTCATTTTTATTCATTCTTCctttttatttattcagTTATATTCATTgttttattattttttattctttATATCATGACGTACCCCACATGCGCTTATAACCGAGTCCCAACTTAAGCCAGTTTTAGTGAATGTCTAATTACTCCACCTCAGCAACTTCGAGTCCAGACATTGCTCTAGCAGAAGCAAAAGACACGCAGTCGAAAAATAGACACCACCATCGTCTCCGCCTCGTCGCCGCCATCACTCCAATATGTCCAGCGCCCCATTTCGAGCCCTCTTCCGATCCAGGCCGGTCCTTCCCACTACCCTAACCCCGCGCACTGAGTCACTTTGCCAGCACCGAGCCACCGCATATCtcaggtacaagtattatAAACCCTTCCATCTCCGACCTCTCTCCTACACCCGTCAAATCAACATGTCTGCCGTTCCCTTCAACACCGACAaggcccccaagcccgTGGCCGCTTATTCCCAGGCCGTCAAGGCTGGAGGTGAGTACATACGAGGGCGAGTACAATTACGAGTGCAAAGCACGAGTGTTGTTCGATGCCATTGCACAGACTGGTTCAGTGAGACGCAATGCAGCCCAGAGACTGCGTGACGTCTTTGTGATAGTCATTGCTAGGCCATGTTCATGTTCATGCCATTGCCGCAGACAGGCTCAGAGTGACACAATGGACTCCAGGGACTGTGTGACGTCTTTGTGATAGTCAGCACAGTTGCTGCCGCGCGACGCCACCCAATTGTCTCGTCCATGTGGATCGGTCAATTGAGTGATATCGTAATCGCTATTGATGATGCCTGCATGGTGTGACATTGATGCAGACGTCGGCAGATGACACTTGCGCATTGAGACTTCGGGGGTGATTCGATTTGGCTGGATGTGACTCGATTGAGCTAGGCGTGACTCGATTGGACTGGGCGTGACTCGATTGATCTTTCCGATCCTGTCGCTGCAAGTTGTCATTGCTTGTCATTGCCCTGGACAGAGGATAACCTTCCCTTCCTAGAATGGCGTCATGTCTTTAGGTTCCCGTGGTCTACTACGAGCTTCATTGTAGACGTTGCTCCCGTGTTCTCAATCAACATCGTGTCCCTCTGTCTTGTGTCGTGGACACGACTGTCGCATTGGTCTTCATGGATTGATTGTCATCGCTTGCGACAGCTATTTGTATCGCAGATTTGTGAAGGTTTTATGTTGCAATCAGTTTCTTCCAATCCGCGGTTGTCCGTTCGATACCTGTGGCTTGATGTGACTATATGCCAGGTTGTCTGCTCGAGAACTGCGGCCTCTCACTACCCACTCTCATTACCATACTAACCTAGGCTTCCTCTATGTCTCCGGACAGGTCCCCCTCAAGCCCGATGGATCCAAGCACGAGGGCTCTCTGCAGGAGCAGACCGTCCAGGTGCTGGAGAACCTCAAGAACATCATTGTCGAGGCCGGCTCCTCCTGggacaagattgtcaagGTGACAATCTACGTGACCGACATGGGCAAGTTTGGCGAGATCAATGAGGTCTACGCAAAGTACTTTGATCAGCACCGGGCTGCCCGAACCACCATTGGTGTTGCCGCCCTTCCTCTTGGCTTCCAGGTCGAGATGGACGCCGTTGTTCTCGAGTGAGATGAACCTctggccaccaaggccatgCTGTAAGCGTCTTATTATTAACAACGAGTGGAGTACAAGACAACGCGGTACATCTTGTAGAGTTGATACAATACAATAGTAACATTATCTATAAATAAATTGTCATAGTGTGCGTGTATCGTCACACACTGCTATGATAGTATCCGTTGAAATCCAGACGCGTGGTCAGAAATTGCACATCTTCGTCTCTCACCGTTCGCAGCACTCTCAGCAGTGAAACCACCCCCTGCTCGAACCCTCTCTGAACCAGAGCAATCTGTTCAGACAGTGTCTCCAATCTGTCGTCGTAATCGCCGTCGGCACCGGTCAGAATCTGGTACTGGATCTCAAACACCCCGTCCACAAGTCCCGACATTTTGATGGCGTGTTTGAGCAGCGAATGGAGATCGGCCACCAGATTGTCGGTGTGTAGCAGACCCTTGGACATAATGTCTTGTAGAAACTGCTGGTGGAGGTTCTGCAGTTCGTCGACCGTCACCTGGGTCACCAGCTTGTGTTGTAGCTTGGTCCAGCTCgtctcaatcacctcgAAAATGATGTAGTATTGCAGCTCGTTGATGAAGTGGATCATTTGGGCCATGGCTAACCGCAGCGAAGGCCAGATTGTCGACAGCGAGTTCTGCGGGTTGGCAAAGGACTGGATTCGCATGCGTCTCCAGCCATTGTTGAGCGCATGCGAAACGCGTTTGATTCGCCACAAAAAGTTGAAGATTCGAAGATAggacttcttctccatggaCCCCATCAGAATCCCCTCCAGCGGCGGCTGTAGGTGGTACTCGAGAGTGAACACGTCCCATCCAAGAGCTCCATGTCCCAGCTCGAGGATTCTGGCGTCCAGGTTTCGCAGAACCCATTCCTTGTCAAACCGCGCGTTGCTTTCGCGAATCGACGCCTCCAGAGCAGATGTGAGGTCGTGTCTGAACAACGTGTTGCTTGGACGCGCCAGAGTAGGGCTAATGTTGTCCAGCAATGTCTGGAAGAAGTCTCCCTGGCCAATCAGAAGATAGCTCTTGATGCCCTGGAGATGATCGTCCAGATGGAACTTGTCGCGAAGCACAGTGTTGAGGTAACTCACCACCTCCTGATAAATGGAGTCCACGAGCTTTTTGAGCGACCCACAGACGCGTAGATCGGTGATTTCTTCGGCCGTCAGCTCGACTTTGCGTCTCTCGACCCAGTTGGCTAAGCCGCAGTCCACTCGCACAAAATAGAGCGACTTTCCGGTCGCGAAAATCTGTTTGGCAACTTTTTCCGGTATGTACTCGGGAATGTTGGACTTGTCGAACGTGAACAGCCCGCTCCTGTCGCCTCCTTTACCCTGTCTGATGAGCTCCTGGTACTCAGCGTCGGATTCGGACGTTCTGAACGTGACAAAGAAGTCGCCATAGGGATCGTTCAACACTCCATGGCTCAGCCATTGCCGAAGAATACCGTTCCAAGAGGCCGAAATGAGAATGAGGATTCGGGAGGCGAACTTGGACACGGTTTCCTCACCGTCAAACGTCAATTTGTACACCACGCTCAAAATTTGGCCACCCAATAGCCCCGAACAGTCGCGAAGTAGACCAAACAAAACACGTAGCGCCAAAGTGGCCTCTTTCAGCAAAAGAACACACCTACGGAGAGTCACATCGCCCTTGTTGCGAATCTCAGATTCcaacacagaaacaaccCCCAAATAGTTGCGTAACTCCTGCTCAACCACCCCCTTCAGAGCTTGAGCCGTCAGACCAGATGTAGGAGTATCTAGGTACTCTCTAATCTGTCTATACAACAGCGCTGGTTCCAGCGCCTCACTCACCAGACTCACGAGCTGAATCGGCATGTTTTTGTCCATCTCAATGCCCTCGGCAGTCCACTCGTATGATTTCGTATGCAGTCCCTGGATGATGTAGGGCACGTCCAGTAGTAGAGGAGTCGACCACGGATCTTGGAGTGGATCCATGGTCGTCGAAGtgttgtcacgtgacatttTCGCcgcctgctgctgttgctgttgctgttgctgttgattTTGTGTCTTCTTGTGATCTCCATTGATCTCCCccagcacctcctccaacacaCTCAATCCGCCGCCTTGCAGTCTGTCTTTGAGTCTTTCCAGTGGATCTACCAGCGCCGGGCCGTTTCCAAACTGTTCCAGCAGCACGGAGATCACGTTCAGAAAGTTGTTGACACCTGGCAGGTACTCAGGCGCCGCTCTCTGGACCCTGAGCAGCACCTCGTCGTACTCGGGGCCGTTGGTGTGGCCCGCCCAGACCATGTCGTGCACGTGATTCAGAATCTCGTCGTAGTCCGCCAGCGACAAAACCGGGTCCCGCGGCAGGATTTCGTTCAGCAGCCAGTCCAGCGCGTCTCGATGGTCCATTGTCGCAGCAGTTGTGAATGAAAGGTGCTGAGAGTGATGTTAGAGTGGTGATAGAGTTTGGGGAGATTTTGGGGAGTGTTGAGAACGGCGGGAAAAGTGGATAAAAACGATGGTGATAGTAGACGACGGATTGTCTCAATGGAGAGAACATGATCCTTGTTTTCAGAAATAAAATCCGACCTGTGTTCGAACAGATAATTGACAATATGTGTTGTTAAGAAACCCAACTAAGTTACTTGGTGATGTGAACTAAATCTTCAgcggtggagaagacgcGTTGAAACGAGAAAAATACGCGTTTTTTGGAGCAGAAACACAAGAAGAGAGTCGAATAATACTATCCTTCTCATTTTTTCTTGTATAAATAGGTCTCATTTCGCATTTTGAAACTTTTCACGGCCACCTTACTTCGCGACATACATAACATTGATCATAACTAGATGGATATTGGTATTACTGAAATCGTCACTACATCATTAAGACCGTCTCAATCTGGTGGTCATTCTGGTACCACTTTTGAATCTCTAGCTTCATTTTTGCGTGATTCAGTTGAGACTTTGGCAGATCggaggtggttggaatACAGACACTTGTataagtacttgtacacgtACAAGGAACCGTTCCTGTCAAAAGaatctctttttttcctcgTTGTCAGCTCCTTATTCTCTATTTCTTTCTGctttttccctcttttttgttcttttaCTGCTCTTCTCTACCACCCCGATATGTCCAGTCCATTCTGGTACTATAAGGAAGAAAAGAATGTCTACAACCTCACAAAACgaccaagaagaaaagaaacCGGCCCATTTCCTGATTTCTGTTACGTGACACACTTCAATTGGATATATTTTGCCGTTTATCTAGACTGTTCTACGACAGTCGAGTATTCTAGAGTATACTGACACCAAATCAACCCCTCCAGCTGTTCTgcaagcacaagtacagacTCAATGTCCATTAATAAGTACTCTTGTGATCTGCTCTTGCTTAGTTAACTCATGATTTCCCCAATTGAGCCCCCAGATCTGTGACGACCTTGAACATGTCGCAAAAGCCGTTGCTCACCACTAAGGAAGCGGATTTGAAGAGGCTGGCGACACTCCAGCTGCCGTCTCCCATCTTCCTCTTGCACCATCTTCACCTCGCCCCATATCTGGACGGctgcctccttcttcaaggcCCGCAGCATTTCCAGGCCGCCATGCCAATGTCGGACACGAACAACATCTGGTCTGAAGACGGGGAAGAGGGTTCAATCCGATTCGCACACTCCAGACTGTCGAGGTTCAGCAACAGGCCCCCAAAAACCCGCCGCAGCTGCACAAAGTCCTCTCCTGGTCGTCTTTGTACATTTTCTCGTCGCCAGGCCAAATGGGCTCTTCTTCGAACGACAACCGATGTCCGTACGAGTTTGGGGAGGAGGCACaagttggtttttttttttttttttttttttttttttttttttttttgacaaaCAGCATATCCTCAGAGCTCAGCCTGAGTAGTCTTCATCGTACtcgtcgttgtcgttgtgGAAGTAGTGATAGtcatcatcttccagatcctccttggtctcatTCTCATCAAGATTGCAAATCACAATAAAGGGAAACGTGGGGTGTTTTCTCAGGACAGAAATTTGTCGAACCACATCCTAAAACTGCCGATACTCGCTTCCCTTGGTGTAAATGTGATCTCCAGCCTTGGCCACTTCATAGAGGCCCGAGTCGGGTGCTAGTTGGGGCACAGGTCGAGCACCGGAGGTCTTTGAAGACTGGACGGGGCCACCGAGCATACAACGAGCTCAAGTTGGTGTCGCAAGTTTACCAGCTGACACAGTCGTTTCAAGACGTGCGAGAACCATCTCATTGATGGACGCAACACAATCTTGGGGCCATTCCCCATCAGAGGCAGAATCAGGTCCTTGGGGTGATCAAACTCACACATGTGCATTTTCCCCGTGAGCAGGTCGATCACGGCTTGACCATGCCGTTTGTCAATGGCCACGTACCGGTCCATTCGGTGCTCCTTTTTGCCCTGAACAATACCATGACGCTCGCGCTGGATTCGGGATAGTCATGATAGTGCCCGGTGGGGAATCCAACTCGACAGGCAGAGAGATTCTGGAAGTTCTGGGGCAAGTTCAAATGTCCATAGAGCAGGTACTGAGCGTCCCCCAACCATTGTTGGCCCAGATCCGCCTGGTGCACAGCTGAAAAACCGACCCTCAATCAACAAGAGGTTAAATGTAGGAGACAAACGAGTCGATGCCGGTGTCAAAGAACTGGTAGTCCCGAAACggaagttggaggaggcagGTAGCAGATGACAATGAGTTTCATTCGCTTGGTGGGTTCCACGTACCCGAGGTAGGTGTACGGTTAGGCTGTATCCAAGTACTTCGTGACTAGAGTTCCGGCTGAGCCGGGCCAATTGATTGATAAGTCTTTCCGTGCGATCCCTGAAGCAGGGTTGGCACGGCCATCTATGAGGGCGCCCTCCCGGTCAGATTTTTCCCGTTCGACCGCGGATTCGTCCCGTTTGTTATCATACACGTTCTGCATTCGAATAGGTTGTAGTTCTCTCCGATGCACGTGGCCCGCTGCTTCTTGTCTGCGGACGCCGAGATCTGTAGCGTTCTCAGATCAAGCTCGATTGCGGCGGTTTGGAGTCCTAGAAAATCGCACTGCAAGTCGCCAGTGTCTCTTACCCTTGTCTGGGTAGTTGGTACTGTCCGTGGCgtccacagacacaatgaCGGGCTTGGAACCACGGTCGCTTGGAGGTCGATCTTGAACTTCCCCCAAGGTGTCGCCGTTTTTGCACGTCTGGCCGGATCATTTGGTGCACAGAAACGTACACTGAGCTACGTGTCATTTACGGCGTCTGTGTCGTTTACCGAGAACCATGGCCCGCGGGACTGCACTTTGGGGCGCACCAGAGAGTCGTCTAGTGAGTTGATTGTGTGGAATAAGTGTTTCTGAGCACCacgagctcctccagcactCATCTGAAAAACAGCTTTTGTGGGCCGTGTTCCGAGGACTGTTCCATTGCTGTTTTTGGAGTGGTTTTGAAAAGAGGAAGCAAGTAAAAGTGCGTTCGAGCGCTTGTTATGAGCTCGCGTTGGTTTTTGGGTTGAAGTCGATAATTAATTTCGCGTTTGTCTCTCTTCGCGTTTGTCACTCTCGCGTCTGAAAAGGGCACTTTGGGTGTTAAGACGGGGTATTTAGACGGCATTGCTGGATCAGCCGGACACCACGAGTCGAATGGTGCGATTTTTATTATATGCTGTCTTTCAAATATCGGCAGTTGGGCGACCTTCTCAGTGCATCCGACTCGCGTTTTTCaaaattaaaaataaataaataaataaataaataaataaataaataaataaataaaaaaaaaaataaataaataaataaataaataaataaataaaaaaaataaataaataaataaataaataaataaataaataaataaataaataataaaataaataaataaataaataaataaataaataaataaaataaataaataaatttttttaaaaaaggaacaaaaaagaacaattttttttaacCAGGATAGGGGAATTGGGGACGGAAATTTACAGTCATTACGGTGACCTCTCAGCGaaaaatcacgtgacttgcGTACGAACTGAGCATTTCATGTGTTCTCAAAGTCGTAATACTTGTCTCACAACTACTTCTCTAACTGCATTTAGTTGGAATTAGTTGACGAAAAAGTGCGCTGGGGGTTGCTATCTTGGTCTACAGAAGTCGTGGGGGAGAGAAAAATTGACAAAAAGGTAGCCAGAGTGATACATTTTAACTAATACCTGAAAAATatggctacttgtagtagtaATATACGTGGATAATCGATATTTGAGTTAGAATTGTCAACTTCTCCAGTTGAGACATTTATTGACATTTGTTAAGTTTAAAACATACGATAGCATTGAGATCTACCATGACCGCAAGAGCTGGCTGATGGTTCAAGTGTCCGAAAATCACCACAAGGAACAGGTATTCACAGTTGGTTATCATCTCTTAACACAAAGTCTACAAAGAGTGTTTAGAAAAGATCAGATCAGTGACTTGGATCGAGATCGTGGTTCAGGTCTcagagagagagtgtgCTGAGCAAAAGTCGCTCAGAAAGACAGACAGAACTCGAACAAAAGTCGGTCAGCTGTCCATCGGAATCAGTCTGTTGTTTGTGACTTATCATCTTCAACAGTATCCAAATCAATTGCTTAGTAATCCAAGACTTGCTGCTTTTCAAGCAGGTCTATATCCTCCTTcatctactacaagtacagtacagtacagtacagtacaatatTGTAATATCTTTCTTATCTGTGCGGCTCATTAATTGATAAGAAAGCGTAAATGTCTATATAGCTACTTTGGTACATACATTCACTCTCCTCATTTGCACTCAACCAATGGGATAATCATCAACAGCTGCGACCGAATCGGCGAACTCACGGTACAGCCACGTGGCCAACATTTATTTTCCGGCGTGGTTTCCACGGCTTGACGGCACGGCGAGCGTTGTTACCGGTGGTCTTCTGCGGTTGCGGCGACTTGTTTGCacgacagaagagaagagaagagaagagaagggaAGAAAAGGGAAGAAAAGGGAAGAAAAGGGAAGAAAAGGGAAGAAAAGGGAAGAGAAGGGAAGAGAGACCATTTAATATTTCTTGGGACTCTCGCATTGCTTTTAACCGATTGAACTGGTTTCGTGGCGCTCCTACAGACGCAACTACAGGACTACTGGTACGACCGCCGAGACTATTGACACGATTACTGACAGACCGCTGATACCACGATACGACTACAGACACAAATACCGACACAAATACCGACACAACTACTGACACAATATCGACACGACCGCCGAGCACTGAGACAGCCTAAGCGCTTCAACTCGATAGCTGCTAGCACTTTCTCACTATTCTTTCTACAGACGACCGCTTCGGCATCTTCAACAATGCAGTAGGAGCGAACCTCTCTCTATACTCCGGTCACCGCCGGAGTAATCTATTCGTTTCTAGAAGCCGGTAACTGTACCGTGGACAATACGTTGCGTCTATCCCGCCACAACGGGTCGACCTGTTTCTCTTTTGACACACCAGCCATCGTTCTCAGTGTCGTTACTTATATCAAAGAGTAAGCTGGAATTTGCAACATGTAACCGCTCCACATTTCTTCTCTTGAAGGCGGAACTCGCGCCCACACCGTCACCAAAGAGAGGAACAAAGTGCTCCCTGAGA
Encoded here:
- a CDS encoding uncharacterized protein (Converted to coding from non-coding YALI0C09702g, no similarity frameshift), with protein sequence MEGPVKTPDSYTVKQVVGYLDLTAPTGEFLVYKWRPSFELTEITGTAKVQTTPNQPAAAQKQRESRILPPFPHSAALLDIPGRWLAYCCDAPDLDRVPGRLLERVLESLSMTAVSSLKSLFAAGSRHYWGYGSPQTAPPPTRQV
- a CDS encoding uncharacterized protein (Compare to YALI0C09757g, weakly similar to uniprot|P53540 Saccharomyces cerevisiae YNL126w SPC98 spindle pole body component, similar to Saccharomyces cerevisiae SPC98 (YNL126W); ancestral locus Anc_2.144), yielding MDHRDALDWLLNEILPRDPVLSLADYDEILNHVHDMVWAGHTNGPEYDEVLLRVQRAAPEYLPGVNNFLNVISVLLEQFGNGPALVDPLERLKDRLQGGGLSVLEEVLGEINGDHKKTQNQQQQQQQQQQAAKMSRDNTSTTMDPLQDPWSTPLLLDVPYIIQGLHTKSYEWTAEGIEMDKNMPIQLVSLVSEALEPALLYRQIREYLDTPTSGLTAQALKGVVEQELRNYLGVVSVLESEIRNKGDVTLRRCVLLLKEATLALRVLFGLLRDCSGLLGGQILSVVYKLTFDGEETVSKFASRILILISASWNGILRQWLSHGVLNDPYGDFFVTFRTSESDAEYQELIRQGKGGDRSGLFTFDKSNIPEYIPEKVAKQIFATGKSLYFVRVDCGLANWVERRKVELTAEEITDLRVCGSLKKLVDSIYQEVVSYLNTVLRDKFHLDDHLQGIKSYLLIGQGDFFQTLLDNISPTLARPSNTLFRHDLTSALEASIRESNARFDKEWVLRNLDARILELGHGALGWDVFTLEYHLQPPLEGILMGSMEKKSYLRIFNFLWRIKRVSHALNNGWRRMRIQSFANPQNSLSTIWPSLRLAMAQMIHFINELQYYIIFEVIETSWTKLQHKLVTQVTVDELQNLHQQFLQDIMSKGLLHTDNLVADLHSLLKHAIKMSGLVDGVFEIQYQILTGADGDYDDRLETLSEQIALVQRGFEQGVVSLLRVLRTVRDEDVQFLTTRLDFNGYYHSSV
- a CDS encoding uncharacterized protein (Compare to YALI0C09735g, similar to uniprot|P40185 Saccharomyces cerevisiae YIL051C MMF1 protein mitochondrial precursor (Maintenance of mitochondrial function 1) (Isoleucine biosynthesis and maintenance of intact mitochondria 1)) is translated as MSSAPFRALFRSRPVLPTTLTPRTESLCQHRATAYLRYKYYKPFHLRPLSYTRQINMSAVPFNTDKAPKPVAAYSQAVKAGGFLYVSGQVPLKPDGSKHEGSLQEQTVQVLENLKNIIVEAGSSWDKIVKVTIYVTDMGKFGEINEVYAKYFDQHRAARTTIGVAALPLGFQVEMDAVVLE